GTGTATGAGATCCAGAACTCCGGAGAAACCCTTTATTTCTACGGAACTCCTAAAGTCGATGCTGAGACTCTCACCGGGGAACTTTGGGAGCCTTTACAACGCTTTGGGTTCGGATGTGTGCTGAAGTACGAGCTTGGGGAGTATATACTGCAAGTCTCTCCTGAAAAGAAGGCAAAGGAAAAAATCTGGCTAAACCTTGTCCTTTTTATAGCGACCTTTTTTACAACTATGGTCTGTGGAGCCTGGATGTTTGGAGTGAACCTTGAAGAGGAACCTTTCCAGCTTTTCAAAGGATTATCTTTTACCCTTGCGATAATGGCGGTTCTCGGTTCCCATGAGATGGCTCACTATGCTATGGCAAGGTATCATGGAATGAAGGCATCCCTTCCGTATTTCATTCCTTTTCCCACTTTCATTGGCACTATGGGAGCGGTGATTCGCTACAAAGGACCTGTACCCAGCAGGAAAGCACTTTTCGATGTGGGAGTCGCGGGACCTCTGGCAGGTCTGTTTATGTCAGTTGCTGTTACTATTATAGGGCTTAACCTTGAGATGCCGGCAGTAGAACCCCTTCCTGGTTCTATGATGTTTGATCTTGGGATGCCCCCCCTTTTTGTATTTATCCAGACTCTTGTTGGAGCTACAGGGCAAAATCTGCATCCTGTAGCTTTTGCGGGTTGGGTAGGAATGTTTGTAACCCTACTTAACCTTCTTCCGGCAGGGCAGCTTGACGGCGGGCACATCCTCAGGGCAATGATGGGAAAAAAAGCTGAAAAAATCTCATTTCTTATGCCGCGTATCCTGTTCCTTACAGGGATTTATGTAATTTACTGGCTGAAAGAAGACGGTGTTATATGGATTTTCTGGGCTCTCCTCCTCTGGGTTTTTTCAGCAGCAGGGCATCCTTCCCCTCTGCATGACAAAGTAGAACTTGACAAAAAACGCATCCTTCTAGGGATCATTACCTTTATCCTGGGATTTCTTTGCTTTACCCTGATTCCCTTTAAACCGATTTCTTGAAAGAAGACCTGAAATTTTAAAAAACGGAGGAAAAAAATGGACATACACTTCCGGTACAACAAGAAGAATTCTTACAGCTTTGCAGTCCTTTCTCCTTTACTGCCGGAAGCCGATTTTGTAGACAAGCCTGTAAACGGAATAATGATCTACAGTTTTACAACACGCCAGGCAGCAAAAGTTTTCATGGAAGTGAAAAATGCAGGCACGAATTCAATTTTCATCGCAGGAGGTCCTCACCCATCAGGGGCTCCGGAAGAGACGCTTGAATATTTTGACTATGTTGTGATTGGGGAAGGAGAGGAAACCCTTCCAGAACTTATAAAAGTAATCCAGGAAAGAAAAAATCCGGGAGAAGTACCTGGCATTGCGTACAGAGATAGAGAAACGGGTTCAGTTGTTATAACTCCGAAAAGAGCTTATGCAAATCTTGATTCTTACCCCTGTTTCGACCCTGCGAAACTTCTGGCTCCGATTGAAATTAGCAGGGGATGCCCCTGGGGTTGCAAGTACTGCCAGACTCCCAGGCTTTTCGGAAGAGAAGTAAGGCACAGAAGCATAGATTCCATTGTAAAAAACGCAAGGCATTATAGTGACCTCCGCTTTATAGCTTCCAATGCTTTTGGCTACGGAAGTGATGGGATCCATCCAAGGTTTGATAAGGTGGAGAAATTACTCTCGACACTTTATAAACTTCCTGATAAGAAAATCTTTTTCGGGACGTTCCCTTCTGAGGTGCGTCCGGAATTTGTGACTGATGAGTCGGTTGAACTTGTGAGGACGTACTGCGCAAACAATACACTTAGCCTTGGGGCTCAGTCCGGCAGTGACCGAATTCTAAAAGAGATTCGAAGAGGACATACCGTGGATGACAGCATTTCAGCAGTTGAGTGCTGCCTGGAGCATGAAATTATCCCTGCAGTTGATTTTATCTTCGGCCTTCCCACTGAGACCGAAGAAGATCAGGAAAAAAGCCTTGACCTTGTCCGCTGGATCTGTAAGAAAGGAGGCACGGTAAGAGCCCATTACTTTACCCCTCTGCCAGGAACTCCATATGAGTCGGCTGTTCCGACAGAGGTTAGCGACCGTGTAAGGCGAGAACTCGGAAAACTTGCCCTCAGCGGCAAACTCACAGGATACTGGGAAAACCATTCAAAGCCTGAAAAAAAGGTCAAATTAAGGAGATAAGGCTGAAAGTCAGTATCTTGAATCAGGGCACCGTCTTTGAAACCAGACCTCATCTCTGATTCGTAAACTGCCTGTAAACGATTTGCACAAGTTATTTATTTTAGAGGTTTCTGCATATGTTGTCTTGCTTTTGATCTGTCAATGATCTGTCAGAATCCTAGCTATCAACTCCATTAACCTGAGTTCGGATTCAGGTTGGTATTTTTCTATTTTTTTCCAGTTTGTATTATTGTCTTAGGATATGCTTTATTTACTCCTGAATTTTTACTGAATTTATATCTCCCAAATTAATTTACTTGTCTTTCAATTTTTTGACCTTGTATTTTCGATTGATCTTATGTTTTTGATCTGTTTTTTTCGATTGATCTTGTGTTTTTGATCTGTTTTTTTTCGATTGATCTTGTACTACCAGCTGTTCTTTTAGTCAAACAACATCTCGAGTTCGTTGTAATTTTTTCAGTATAATGTGCAACGTTTTGAGCTTAGGAGGCTCTCATACTGACATACTTATATAAAGGAAGATTCTTCGTTTTTTGCCAATTTGTAATACTGTAATCAATGTATTTATAATTTGTTGCTACGAATTTCTAATTAATACTTACATGTCGACAGTTAATCTTGCAAAATTGAGCTCTTCTGCCTGAATCACATCTTGGAAGTGTGCGTTTTTTTCCTAGGGATACAGGAGATAATTTGTTAACTTTCAATTTTGCAAGTTAAAAATATTTTTTAGGGCTGTTAAATGCCTGATAAAACTTCCGCTATTCACATTGACTATATGAGTTAACCAGATTGACTATATGGATTATTCACATTAACTTGGGTTATCCACATCAGCTGTATAGGTTGTCTATATTTCTGATGGGTGCAGAGCACACATACCAGAAAGTCTGTGAAAAATATAAAAAATAAGACGGCACAGCTTTGATGTAGCTGTTTTCCGTGGTATTAGGCAATTAATTTGAATCTTTATTCTGGGGTTTTGCAGATCAGTTACAGAGTTATTCACTGTTTATTTGGGGGCTGAAGCTTTTTCCGCTCTTATAACCATTTGCAAGCCTTCTTGCATGAGTTCCTCGGCTCTTTCCTGCTTTTTTGCTTCGGCAAAGATTCGGAAAATCGGTTCCGTACCTGAGGGGCGGATAAGAACCCAGCCGTCTTCGTACCAGATTTTGACTCCATCGATAGTGTCCATCTTATATCCAAGACCAGAAGCCTCTTTCTTAACTATCTCCATCGTAGTCTGGGTATTTACAGAGGGAATTTTGGTTTTTGCATTAAAATACTGAGGCACACTTTTAGCAAGTTCGGAAAGCTTGTTTCCTTTTGCCAGAATTTCAAGGATTTTGGCACAGGTCATTGCACCGTCCCTGCAATATTGATGTTTGGGGAAAATAAGACCTCCATTGCCTTCACCTCCGAAAACCGCGCCTACTTCCATCATTTTTCGGGCGACATTGATTGAGCCGACCGCTGTCCAGTAAAGTTCAACACTTGCTTCTTTTGCTACGTCAGCCATGCGTTGTGAAGAGCTAACAGGAGTTACTAAAGGACCTTTTTCACATTCAAGAATATATTTTGCCATCATAGCAAGCAAAACTTCCTCATTTAGAAATTCGCCGTTCTCATCTATGAAGACTATTCTATCCGCATCCCCATCATGGGCAGCTCCTAAATCGGCTCCAGTCATCTTCACAAGCTTGGAGAGTTCAGTTAAAGCATCGGGAGTAGGTTCAGGATTTCTCCAAGGGAAAGTCCCATCGGGTTGAGCTCCAAGAGTCAGCACATTGCACCCCAGTTCCCTGAGCAGGAGAGGAAGAGTTAGCGAGCCGGCTCCGCAGCCGGTATCAATAACTACCTTTAACCTGCGGCTACGGATGGTTTCGGCATCTACCGAGTTGATAATGTTTCTGATATAATAATCATTGGCTCCAGGATCAGTTCTGAAATTGCCAGTCTTTTCCCAGGATACAATGGAATATTTCCCTGAATAGTAAATCTTTTCAATTTCTTTTTCCCCATCCCTGGGAAATTCCGTGCCATCTCCGGCTATTAATTTAATTCCATTATATTCTCTTGGGTTGTGGGAGGCGGTAATAACAATCCCTGCATCGGCAAAGTCGCGCACATAAAGCTGAATAGAAGGAGTAGGTAATGTTCCCACATCAATTACGTTCAAACCTGTTGAAAGAGCCCCGGCAATTGCAGCGGATTTCAGCATCTGCCCCGAAATCCGGGTATCACAGCCTATAGCAACTGTGCCTTTCGATTCCATATACGTACCAAGACTTCTAGCTAAATTGACTGCCAGTTCTGGATTTATATATTCGTTGGCGATACCACGTACACCGTTAGTTCCAAATAATGCCATATAAGGTCTCCTTCCTTGTGATTTGAGTGGATTATGCCATTGAGGCAGATTTGCTTTTTATTTGAAGTTATTATGTAAACAAAGCTCAGCTTCTCATCAGAGCTCTTGCATAGAATTATTAAAACGATTTTAAAATGTGCTTTTCCTGAAAATTCTAGAACTATGAAATATTAAGTATTCAACACACTGATATTTTTCCAATCATGTAAGGTAGCTGACTATAGGCTTGGCAAATACATATATCTTATTAGCTAAAATCCGTTACTAATGGTTACTGAAAAGATTGAACTGATAAAGGAGGCTATAAAAGCCAGAGGAAGTGCAGTTGTTGCATTCTCAGGGGGAGTAGATAGTACAACTCTTGCAGCCCTTGCTTTTGAAGCCCTTGGGGAAAAAGCAGTCGCTGTGACCATAGATTCCCCACTCTTTCCAAGGAGACAGCTTGAAACAGCTGTCAAGACTGCCTGTGAAATCGGAATTGAGCATAAAATTCTTACTTTCTCTCAGCTGAGCCTTCCTTATTTTTCAGCAAATACATTAAACAGGTGCTATTTCTGTAAAAAAGCCCTGCTTGAAACCCTTCTGGATTTCGCGGAAAAAGCGGGATACAACGTTGTGCTTGAAGGCACAAATTCCTCCGAACTGCAGGGAGAATACCGCCCTGGCTACAGGGCAGTACAGGAAGCGGGAGATAAGGTTTTTTCTCCTTTTATGGAATTTGATGTAACAAAAGAACAAATCAGGGAGATTGCATCAAAGCTTTCTCTTTCAGCAGCCAGCCGACCTTCTGCAGCCTGCCTTGCTACACGTTTTCCTTACGGGCAGCCGATAACTGTCGAATCACTTCAGAGAATCGAAAGAGCCGAAGATTTTCTCTATTCCCTGGGTTTTTCCCAGTTCAGGGTCAGGATGCATGAATACCTTGCCCGGATTGAGGTAATTCAGGAGGAATTTGAGGATGTTCTGCGGAAAAGAGAAAAAATTGTGCGTCGTTTAAAATCCCTGGGCTTTGACTACATTAC
The Methanosarcina thermophila TM-1 genome window above contains:
- a CDS encoding site-2 protease family protein, coding for MNREDRKKDRGKFNAEETVSRLYPFIVRVFDVYEIQNSGETLYFYGTPKVDAETLTGELWEPLQRFGFGCVLKYELGEYILQVSPEKKAKEKIWLNLVLFIATFFTTMVCGAWMFGVNLEEEPFQLFKGLSFTLAIMAVLGSHEMAHYAMARYHGMKASLPYFIPFPTFIGTMGAVIRYKGPVPSRKALFDVGVAGPLAGLFMSVAVTIIGLNLEMPAVEPLPGSMMFDLGMPPLFVFIQTLVGATGQNLHPVAFAGWVGMFVTLLNLLPAGQLDGGHILRAMMGKKAEKISFLMPRILFLTGIYVIYWLKEDGVIWIFWALLLWVFSAAGHPSPLHDKVELDKKRILLGIITFILGFLCFTLIPFKPIS
- a CDS encoding TIGR04013 family B12-binding domain/radical SAM domain-containing protein, with amino-acid sequence MDIHFRYNKKNSYSFAVLSPLLPEADFVDKPVNGIMIYSFTTRQAAKVFMEVKNAGTNSIFIAGGPHPSGAPEETLEYFDYVVIGEGEETLPELIKVIQERKNPGEVPGIAYRDRETGSVVITPKRAYANLDSYPCFDPAKLLAPIEISRGCPWGCKYCQTPRLFGREVRHRSIDSIVKNARHYSDLRFIASNAFGYGSDGIHPRFDKVEKLLSTLYKLPDKKIFFGTFPSEVRPEFVTDESVELVRTYCANNTLSLGAQSGSDRILKEIRRGHTVDDSISAVECCLEHEIIPAVDFIFGLPTETEEDQEKSLDLVRWICKKGGTVRAHYFTPLPGTPYESAVPTEVSDRVRRELGKLALSGKLTGYWENHSKPEKKVKLRR
- the glmM gene encoding phosphoglucosamine mutase encodes the protein MALFGTNGVRGIANEYINPELAVNLARSLGTYMESKGTVAIGCDTRISGQMLKSAAIAGALSTGLNVIDVGTLPTPSIQLYVRDFADAGIVITASHNPREYNGIKLIAGDGTEFPRDGEKEIEKIYYSGKYSIVSWEKTGNFRTDPGANDYYIRNIINSVDAETIRSRRLKVVIDTGCGAGSLTLPLLLRELGCNVLTLGAQPDGTFPWRNPEPTPDALTELSKLVKMTGADLGAAHDGDADRIVFIDENGEFLNEEVLLAMMAKYILECEKGPLVTPVSSSQRMADVAKEASVELYWTAVGSINVARKMMEVGAVFGGEGNGGLIFPKHQYCRDGAMTCAKILEILAKGNKLSELAKSVPQYFNAKTKIPSVNTQTTMEIVKKEASGLGYKMDTIDGVKIWYEDGWVLIRPSGTEPIFRIFAEAKKQERAEELMQEGLQMVIRAEKASAPK
- the larE gene encoding ATP-dependent sacrificial sulfur transferase LarE, with product MVTEKIELIKEAIKARGSAVVAFSGGVDSTTLAALAFEALGEKAVAVTIDSPLFPRRQLETAVKTACEIGIEHKILTFSQLSLPYFSANTLNRCYFCKKALLETLLDFAEKAGYNVVLEGTNSSELQGEYRPGYRAVQEAGDKVFSPFMEFDVTKEQIREIASKLSLSAASRPSAACLATRFPYGQPITVESLQRIERAEDFLYSLGFSQFRVRMHEYLARIEVIQEEFEDVLRKREKIVRRLKSLGFDYITLDLEGFRSGSMDEPYIREKEIIRH